In Bdellovibrionales bacterium, the genomic window AACCCCTTTTACGGGGGGGCCCTTATCACAGATGATGTTCGAGCTTTAGATGCCTTAGTCCGGCGTCAACGGCACTTTTCAAATGCGCTTTCAATCGTGGATTATCTGAACGAGAGTTGAGCCAGCCCAACATGGCAAGTCGCCTGGCAGTGAAGAGGTAGGGGAAGATCTTTTCGTCATTGGCATCCCATTTTTTCTTTGTCTGATATCCTGAAATCAGAGCATCTTTATATTCTGACAGTCTATTGGATTTCCTTTCACTGAGTATCCTTTCGACAGATAAAAGCGGGATGACGAGATCATATGAATGAAAGCCATATCCGCAATCGTCGAAATCAATCGCGCCGAGGCTCTTGTCGACAGAAAGAATATTTCCGAAATGAAGGTCTGCATGAATGAGCCCCTGTCTCTCCGGAAAATTTTTCTCAAACCGCTGCAGTTTGTTGAGTACGAGCTTCCGGGCTTTACTGATTGTCTCTTGTTGCTTCGGGCGAA contains:
- a CDS encoding phosphotransferase translates to NFQMHTPRTPVIHRRYWTAEGLVGEKPTFGSIDSLAGIRPKQQETISKARKLVLNKLQRFEKNFPERQGLIHADLHFGNILSVDKSLGAIDFDDCGYGFHSYDLVIPLLSVERILSERKSNRLSEYKDALISGYQTKKKWDANDEKIFPYLFTARRLAMLGWLNSRSDNPRLKAHLKSAVDAGLRHLKLEHHL